DNA from Lates calcarifer isolate ASB-BC8 linkage group LG14, TLL_Latcal_v3, whole genome shotgun sequence:
CATCCAGACTCTTAGACAAGTCTGATTGGACCAGTCTTTGATGTGAATACCACATGAAATGGACAAAGTTGCTCCATTAGAAGTAAGTAGGAACatgggaaagaaagagaggaggatgctCAGCATTTTTAGTTTCTACCATTAGACTTTGTGAATAAATCTAGTTTATTTATACAATAGACTCAACTGTGCTTTTACAACTAAAGATTGCTTAAAACACAAGCGCTTACATGAGTTGGggcataaataaaataagaacagGGTGACAGCTCATCCTTCCAACAAAACACCCAAAATGTTTAGGAGTCAAAGCTCATCAACTGCTGTGTATAATCAAAACTGACCGAACCACATCGCCCATGTCTGAgctacagctgcagagagacatgAAAATTCAGACTATAATCCTCAGAGACAACCCTAAAACTAATGGAGTGGCAAACCACCAACTgtgagatggagagggagagggccCTTCCATTTCTACCCCACCAACTGGCAGCTTTTCAAATCTCAgtcaataaaacagaaatgtatttaaaataatgCAATTCAGTTACAAACTGCACAGCAAACAACTCTGAAAAGACAGCAGAACAGAGAAAGTGTTGCAGGACAAAAAGctgtctctttttgttctaCGTCCTTACTTGTTCTTTGtaactcatttttttctgttcctaTTTTTCCAGCAGgtttaacacaaaaacaaaccatcTGTCTCTCCGGGGCATCATGGagacactcactcactcacacacacacacacacacacacacacacacacacacacacacacacacacacacagagacagacaaacaccatCAGTGATGAAGCAGTATGTGGGCAGCTTCTGAGAATAGAAGGAACACATCatgctgacagtgtgtgtgtatgagtgtgtgtgtatgtatgcttCACATATTGAAAGAACATGTACAGTAgttgtgtttgtacagtgtgCACACTATATGTGGTTTCTGAACTTGTGCTGCTGGGTGTTTATGTGTGGCACTGTTGTAATGACATGTTAATGTGGTGGTCAATGTGGTGAATGTAATTCACTGAGAATTGCTCAATGAAACCTGATTTCCTGTGAACTGATAATGATGCTCGGGGCCCTGCTTTTTTCGGGATGTTTACTCAGTTTgtgcatttgagtgtgtgttcctCAAGTGTTCAGAAAGGGAGACAATTCTGTTTACACAAGTAAAATACAAACTAAGTTAAGGGAAAggccttgtttgtgtgtgagtgtgggcctgtgagtgtgtgtgtgcattttaaataataattttcgCCCCACTGATCTGACTGTCAGAATGATTGAGGTGGCGCCCGTTTGCCTCTTGTCTGTTTCATAACTGCAGGAATCACTGGAGCGTGAGTGTGTTTGAATCAGGTTGGTTGTCAGAATGGATGTCTTAGTGATTTTATGGACAAGAACACTTATTTTCATCTCTACGCAATGTGTAtacaggtgtgtatgtgtgtgtgtgtatgaacgTGTATGAGCTTCCTCTATTTTCTCTCATCACTTTAAGTGGCACATCAACTCATCAACACATCAGCACCCTAACAACAATACCTGCTGTTcacactgaagaagaaaatgggCAAAGGCAGCTGCCTACATTTATCTGAGTCTTACACTTGTTGCATGGTACATGTAATTTCATGTTGCAGCATCAATATATATAATGCAATTATACATTTTCAGGAAAATCAAGGCAGTAATTGACAAAATAGTCAGATGGGAACGTCTGTTgttaaagtttttaatttaaaaatcacacaaaaatcCAATATTGTCATTAAGCAGTCCTGCTCTGTGATTTGCAATAGTGCCTGCATTATCCTGACACATCAAGAGATATAAAACAAATAGCTACAACACCATACAGTATGGAACAAATTTGTATCATCTGATGGTATAAATTGGCACATTACTCAGTACTACTAGAGAGATTGGTTTATTAACTAGCACAAGCATTTTAAGAGATACACACTTGCTAATACAATCACAATGTCAATTCAAACCTGGAGTATTAGCACAGGGTGGATGTTTTTAGAGCAAATGTGAGAACACTGCCACACTGCACAGCCTTGAAACTACAATTATTCTGGTGAAATATAAAAAGCTGTCACAGGAGGATTTAGTTCGATTTAAAGTTGCACAGtacatttgtttctttcattgTGGTTCCATTGAGTATTATAAGaaccacaaaatgttttgtgaaagttaaatgagacaaaaacagagtcaATGTTACATAGTAGTAGTAGAGAGATTACTCACCCCACCATAGAAATGTTACTGTCAGCCTCCATGTCCTTGATTAAGTCCTTTAGTATGGCCTCCTCTAGTGGTGAATCTCTCCTACAGCGCTTGAACTGGGGCTCAGCAACAGACAAGTGCTGCACTATCTCTTTCtcctaaaaacacacaccatgGTCATTTCTTGAGTCCTAGTGTATAAAAGGGGACATACTGTATACAGCTGTATACGGTATGATGCAATACAATACaagaacaacacacactgcagcctgcCTGACAAGGTATCAAGACACAGTGGACTCTCAGTAACACTGGGGACATACAGTATTATATCAGACAAAAGAGTTTTGTAGAAGCTAAACAATCTTGCAGTCTGTACAATCTGTATCCTCACTGTTCAATGTAACAGAACAAAAACTCACTGGACTCAGCTTCTCCTTTGCTTGTTTTCCTGAAATGAGatgtaaaaatacagttaatgtGAGAATCTGTTCTATATCACACAGGCTACAGCTTCTACCAGGCTAATTATGCTTGGCCATTCTTTTTACATGAAGCGACACACCTTACCCCTGTATGTACATGCTCAGGTAAACAGTCTGAATCTATGCGTATGAATAACCTGTATAAAGCCACTATTCCACAGCCTATATCcacacttcctctcctcttgaAGACAAAGAGATAAGGAACCAATTAGGCTCTTATATAGTGTATGGCTTTGTCAGTGTTCATAGatttaatatttcaatttgtaaccttcatttttacagtatgtgttagTTATCACTCATGCCTGTGTCCACAATGTCTGTTCCTGTTTGTTGACTCAGACAATGAGTGCAATAATGAGTGGGTAAGCGATGTGATGTGGTACTGATAAAATGTAATGCTCTGATACTGTGTGTCATCGCAGTTGCTGCataaattgtgtgttttttctcaccgttctgtgtgtttttctccaggTAGAGAACGAGAATAAAAGGGTAGGCTCTCAGCTTCTTCTTGCAGTGTTTGCACATCACCTTAGATAATCCCTCCCACCGCTTCTTATCTGGTAGCTATGGTTAACAAAATACAGTAACTTTACGTGTGATGTATGAGGTAGTGTGAAAACTGGTGACACACTTACATGTATAACAGAAATGGAGGCTCAAAGTGTGGTAGGGAGATTCATAATATAGGTATGGTATATAGGATAAACAGTGGGATACATAGAAAGCTGACAGGTGAATAAATACACTGATGGATGAATAAACTGGTGAAGTTACAGTGAGGGATACAAGGGAAGATGTTGAAGTGGGCACTAGAGAAGGGCTGGAGACTGTCCAGGTTGCCCAGAACAGTTCTGATGAtgtcctgaaaacacagaagaggaagaaaaagagttaAGGAGAGGGAAATAAAGAGGGAACAAGCATTATTAATAATGAGAGGTCAGAGTGAACCAATTTACTGTGAAAATAGACAATTAATTTGCTGAAAAAATAGTGTGAATGACAGTGGGTCAACACAACAAATGTGAATGCTGACAGAGTGACTAAGCAGGGGAGCAGTATTCAGAATTACCTCCATTTCCTGATTGAAGCTATTTCCTCCCATCACCTCCTCTccactgatgaaaaatattaaacacattATATTGTAGTGGCAGTCTCCAGTTTtggaaaccttttttttttttttttttttttttttttaaatcaaatgctGATACAGTGTTAGGCATTGTATCCATCAGTGGATGccttttgctgctgcagcacatgcATTAAAAGGCTGTGACTGTGGAGCACAAATATCAAACAGTAAGTAGATAACGCTGGAATGCTGCTGAGCCTTGGGTGTCAGAAACATTAGATAGTACGATAAAAGgaatcttcttcttctgaacAGCTTGAAGGCGTTCATGGATCAATCAGGACTCTTATTCTAGGTTGTTTTCCCTAAAGGCAGACAGATCCTGTAGGGTCTTAGATGCTCTTTTATGCGgattaaacaaaatgtcaagACAAAGTTAGGTAACACACATCAGGCAGTAGTGCTAAAAGAATGGagttaaaaaggagaaaaaagatcAGTACTTCAGCTGCTTTTGAGACTGAAGACCATTTTGCATCGCTTTAGCACTGAATCTTGAGGAGTAAAGGGAAGGGAGGTATGGAAGGAACCAGTGAGTGGATGCAACACTGATCAGTAATCTTTCTGCTGCAGTATACGTTTGGCTCATGGATTTTGAGCTCATGCTGTTCTACTCTGCTTTCAAGAAGAAAATGTTAGAAGAGAATGAAGTCCAAGTTGCTAGTGTGCTAGTGTGGTGTGGTTACCCATATGCTTATGTTGCAATGATACGGGCCAAGACAACAAATTTCCTGCGGGAAAATAAAGACTGTATGGATCTAGTTTCATTTGTCAGTGGTTGTCTCGTGCTCTGATATTATACTTCTTGCTCTCCCCGGAAGAGAGAACAATGGGGAAAGGAAGAGTGGATTTTAAGTACAAGTAAGGAGCTGTGAGGTGTGATGTAATGAACTATTCATCTTGCCTGTagctgctgcctcctctgaCCTTGAACTTGTAGATGAAACTACCAGCTTTAAAGAATCGAGTTTCAGGGAAAGGGAAGGAGAAGGGCTGCAATGTCATGGCTGACCTAAAGGGTTGATcaagaaaatcagaaaataaagtaattaatCACTTGGTGCAGTGGTGAATTGGTTAAGAAGGCAAGAATACATGTTAGCATACATGTCGACTTTACTAAGCAAACCGTTAAATTAGTCTTGCTAACTAGTGAGATAATCTGAACCTTTACTCTTTATATAGCAACTGTCAGAGTTACAGTAAAGCgttcactctctccctccctctcgctcgctcgctcgctctaGTGCCTTTCGCTTTCATAATTACCGTAATGTCTACAGAAAACGGCGATGCTGAATTTGCTACGTTCACTAAAAGGCAAACCTCACCCTCTACACCAGGACGTCAACAGTTAAACCCGTGTCAATCAAACGCTTGACTCTCCTCGCACATTCGCTAGACAGGGTGAAATCCCGCCTTCCGGTCGCTTGGGCTTCTTTGATTAGCCAGATTTTCTTCCAATCAACGGCGTCAAAGCAGGTGTCACTATGGTGACGGCGAAAACCGCCCAAACTGTCACGTGACCGTCAGCTGACCACGTGTGGCAGGAACCAGTAGTTGCAAACATTCATCGTTACACAACTGTTAAAGTTTGTAGATAAATTAGTGGGGAGTAGATCAGATTacgtttattttttattttttactcatcctcttattaaaaatgttatttatgtgtgtgtggcgaCAGGTCGTTGCACATTAAAGCAGCTTCTGCACTTCTCCTTAAAGAATTCATCTCAAAGGACCCAAAAGGTGAGACAAGTCTTAATACTTAATGAAAACATCCATATTGAATGTCGTCTCCACGTGTAACTGTGATGTTCCCGTCGTCATAATTCACAGCTGTCACATTCCAAAATTCATTGCATCACTGTTGGCTGTCATATATTTTGACGTGTAAATGTTCtaatatttatgtttatgcTACATTGTGACGTTACAACGTTCCATCACTGCAATATTGTACTCATAATGGAATATTCTTCTACTGCATCACTGTAGGGtcattgtaaatgtttttcttcattgtgACGTTACATTCTAACATTGAACGTTGTACTTCATATTGTGACGTTATTCTGTTCTAACTCTGCATTGTTTGCATTTAAAGCTATATTGGGACGTCCTAATGCATTGTTGTAAGCATGATTGTGCTACATGGTGACATTCCAACGTCCCACCACTGCAGattgtaaaaatatttgtgtgtaaTGCAAATATTTGTGGTGTAACTTTCATTTGTTGTCATCCCAaaaacactgcatcactgtAATACTGTTTGTACTTTTAACAACTGagctttctctccctctttaacAGTGCTGGGTAGACTAAAACATCCAAACAGTGCTCAAAGAAAATAGGCTTTCAGACCAGATGtcctcctcaccttcctccATCCCCTCTGTCCTCCTAAATACGGGGGCTCAGATGCCTATTCTGGGTTTGGGTATGTACAAGTTGTGGGGTCCTGAGGATGTCTGCCGGGCCGTGGATGCCGCTCTGGCTGCTGGTTACCGTGCCTTTGACAGTGCAGCCGTCTACAGGAATGAAGCTGACTTGGGTCGAGCCCTGAGGGAGCTCCTGCCCAAATATGGCTTGACCAGAGAAGATGTATTCATAACGAGGTGATGCTCATGGGATTATATGCCTTCCAAAAGATCACAGATTGTCAGTAAATAACCAAGCTTTGTGGCATTACAGTACACAAAGCAGAATCTTGTTGATGGAATATTTGTTTTGAGATGTGACACTAAATTTCCTCTTTCACAACATTGTTatgtgctgaaaatgttttctttttctgactgTTGTAGCTGAGTAAATGTACAATGCATGCCTTTGAGGGCATGGAGAtcatacacacatcacatgattttttttctcagaccaCATGGAGGTGCTGAAGCTCATATTTAACTCTTAGTGGCgcaatgcaaatgcaaattcTTCCCCTTAACagtctcactttctctccttaACTCAGTAAGCTGGGCCCAAAGGATCAGGGTGAGAAAGCCATGGAAGGAGCCCTCCACAGCCTGTCACAGCTGGACTTGGACTACATTGACCTCTACCTGATCCACTGGCCTGGCACACAGGGTCTGGTAGTGGCTGATCAGCACAACCCGGGTAAagtgttttccttttggtttggTGTATTGggtgttttaaaaataaatgttccaCTAATTTAGAGATAAGGTTCAAGCTGCCTTCTCACATTCCTCCTCTACAATGCAGTCGTACTTGAGGCTGTAATTAATATTTGATCCCAGGCAACCGAGCTCAGAGTTGGGCCACACTGGAGGAGCTGCATGCCCAGGGGAAGCTAAAGGCCATAGGAGTGTCCAACTACACACTAGCACACATGAGAGAACTGATACAGAGCTGCAAAATACCACCTGCAGTGCTACAGGTATAATGCAGAAGAGTAAATTGATATATAAAATTgtacacaaatgcaaaaaaaaaaaaaaaagtattttttatacTCAAGCCAAtgcagagggtgtgtgtgtgtgttttattcctCAGGTAGAGTTTCACCCAAGGCTATGCCAAACAGAgctgaggagtgtgtgtgaggagtaTGGAGTGTGTTTCCAAGCCTACTCATCATTAGGGAGAGGAGAGCTGGTCACTGATCCCACGGTTACGGAGGTAGCGAAGAACTGTGAGCGCACCCCCGCACAGGTAAACACGTGTACAAAGCACATAGATTcatgactgaatgaaaaatctttgcacaaacacacagacaacatttaaGTCCTTTGTTCACCTCCAGGTGCTGTTGCGCTGGGCGGTGCAGCAGGGTGTCCCGGTCCTCCCCAAGTCCTCGAATCCAGAAAGAATAAAGGAGAACATCAGGCTTTTTGACTTCACGCTGAGTGACGCAGACATGGACAGACTGTCAGCTTTGGACTGTGGACACAAGTACTGCTGGGATCCTTCAGAGGTGGCTTGATAGACCACTAGTTGTCGTACATggtgtgtttttactgctgctgttcttcagctctgactggCAGTAATGCAGTGGTAGGAAACCACTGCAGAGGACGTGGGAAATTGGAGTTAATTAAGTTTTTCTGGGTTAATGTATGCACTCTTATGTGAGTTCAATTAACATCTTGAACACTGGCCAATAAGTTGCCTTGTTTATTGTGCCCCATATGAGAACCCTTCAGGCAGTATTTATAGATTTGTTTTCTAATGACCAAATAATATCTTTCTGTTCTTGACAAATCTGTCAGTGTGCTGTCATTTTAAGACTAGTTTTTGTTCTTTATAATCTGTTGCCTCATGCTGTTTAATAACACGACTTACAAAGTATTTCCATGACTTCCATTTGAATTGCTCATGAAGTACCACAATTTCGCAATGAACAAACTTTTCAAAGCTTCCTCTGCACTGAATAATTACACAAGAGATTCACTTCAAAACCACTCTTAAAATTCTTTATTCAGGACAGCATATACCAGAAGTTTGACAGCTgtagagaaaatacatttacaaaagtcattaataaatgaaaaagaatcgaacaaaaaaaaaacaaaggaaatattaaaattctgttttctccacacacacatctccagaTTCAAGTAATACTAAGGAGGGTTGCAGAACTCCAGGTGCCCAGGCAGGTTTTTTCCTCTGGGGAGTGTTCACTGTCACAAATGTTTAAAAGTCAAAACCATTACTGGTCACCTGACTTCTACTTAAACGGCATTCCAAGATAAAATCTGTCTTAGCAATTTCAACGCTTTTCTCTCAGTTGTGACAGGAAACGCAACTCCACATTTATTGTGCTTCTTCTTGAGCGTAATCTGCGACAGCGAGCTGGAAAGTTTAAGGCGGCAGTTGGGTAAACAGACAAGGCTGGCTATGCGGTGTCACATCACAGGTTACAGCGTGTTCAAGGCAGTtcataatcatatttttaaattccaGCTGAACTTTATTTTCAAGAGAGAGTAAAGCATTCATATCTGATCCCAAGCTCACAACACCATGCGCATATTCTCTGCCAGCTGGCTCTTTGCTACTTGTGTCAAAGTAAGGGTTCATCTACTAGGAGtgacatgttaaaatgtaaagCACTATTTGTCATGACAGCACAATTACCTAAACACTCATTCCTGATTTCCCTGCTGATATCTTGTATCTTAAAACAGTGGAGTCACTCTTTTGTATATCATAGTTTAACTGAATTGTCTTAGGAGCTTTATACCAGATACTAATTCATTTTAAAGGGTTGCCAAAATTCATCATATGTTACAAAACACATTGTAGACTTGGataaatgttagaaaaagaTTGGTATCATTCAGATCATCTGGAATTCTTATTGAAAATTGTACTTAACCAAGTTTAGGAAAAGCTATAAAAAAGACGGGATAAAGTTTAGTATAAAGACAATACAAACGCAACCCTCGACCTGCACACCCAAGCACTTCACAACTCAACTGGACAAGTCGAGAGGAAGAGAATAAGACACAAGTAGAACAAACCTATTACCATTTTCAATAATCACATTGATAAACAAATCACAAATAGCCATATCATATTTACCAAGCTGTGCAGGAAGTGCTGATCTTGGTTTTTAATGATTATTGGGAACAATAATAATGTCCATAAAGGTCATATTGTGTATAGTATGTGCCAAGCAATTTTCAAAATCCTGAATATAACACATAAATAGCTAATCTTAACATTAGATCAGCACCCCTAGACCTACGGCTTGATAGATTAAGATCCCATTCTCTTCACACCTCAGTGCAGATCAGAGTGAAAACCACATTTAAACAAACGCGTATATA
Protein-coding regions in this window:
- the LOC108888775 gene encoding uncharacterized protein LOC108888775 isoform X1 translates to MTLQPFSFPFPETRFFKAGSFIYKFKVRGGSSYSGEEVMGGNSFNQEMEDIIRTVLGNLDSLQPFSSAHFNIFPYKKRWEGLSKVMCKHCKKKLRAYPFILVLYLEKNTQNGKQAKEKLSPEKEIVQHLSVAEPQFKRCRRDSPLEEAILKDLIKDMEADSNISMVGLCKDNAHAEGEVKDDPGHADKKGTKGSDDPQLKSGANTGSGTEGEVQPGTVQDTGEEEEEGENADSVSGTPVRSGVLTRLARLAWRHSGQQAAILVFILSC
- the LOC108888775 gene encoding membrane-anchored junction protein isoform X2, translating into MTLQPFSFPFPETRFFKAGSFIYKFKVRGGSSYSGEEVMGGNSFNQEMEDIIRTVLGNLDSLQPFSSAHFNIFPYKKRWEGLSKVMCKHCKKKLRAYPFILVLYLEKNTQNGKQAKEKLSPEKEIVQHLSVAEPQFKRCRRDSPLEEAILKDLIKDMEADSNISMVGLCKDNAHAEGEVKDDPGHADKKGTKGSDDPQLKSGANTGSGTEGEVQPGTVQDTGEEEEEGENADSVSGTPVRSGVLTRLASHIFPLSLFFRNS
- the zgc:101765 gene encoding uncharacterized oxidoreductase Mvan_2161 produces the protein MSSSPSSIPSVLLNTGAQMPILGLGMYKLWGPEDVCRAVDAALAAGYRAFDSAAVYRNEADLGRALRELLPKYGLTREDVFITSKLGPKDQGEKAMEGALHSLSQLDLDYIDLYLIHWPGTQGLVVADQHNPGNRAQSWATLEELHAQGKLKAIGVSNYTLAHMRELIQSCKIPPAVLQVEFHPRLCQTELRSVCEEYGVCFQAYSSLGRGELVTDPTVTEVAKNCERTPAQVLLRWAVQQGVPVLPKSSNPERIKENIRLFDFTLSDADMDRLSALDCGHKYCWDPSEVA